A part of Myxococcus landrumus genomic DNA contains:
- a CDS encoding ExbD/TolR family protein translates to MAGGTTPRGGLIEGINVTPLVDIMLVLLIIFMVTARLVDSPAVPLDLPKASQSEDVQTVFAVSITRAGELLVNGEATTDQSLQDSARQALVKDPELRAVIQADGAVPHRRVIAVLDQLKEAGLTRVAFGTVRPEPTEEGTRVTP, encoded by the coding sequence ATGGCCGGAGGAACCACGCCCCGCGGTGGCCTCATCGAGGGCATCAACGTCACGCCGCTCGTGGACATCATGCTGGTGCTGCTCATCATCTTCATGGTCACCGCGCGGCTGGTGGACAGCCCCGCCGTTCCCCTGGACCTGCCCAAGGCCTCGCAGAGCGAGGACGTGCAGACGGTCTTCGCCGTCTCCATCACCCGCGCGGGCGAGCTCCTCGTGAATGGCGAAGCCACGACGGACCAGTCCCTCCAGGACAGCGCGAGGCAGGCGCTGGTGAAGGACCCGGAGCTGCGCGCGGTCATCCAGGCGGATGGCGCGGTTCCCCACCGGCGCGTCATCGCGGTGCTGGACCAGCTCAAGGAAGCGGGCCTCACCCGCGTCGCCTTCGGCACGGTGCGTCCCGAGCCCACCGAGGAGGGCACGCGTGTCACGCCCTGA
- a CDS encoding MotA/TolQ/ExbB proton channel family protein codes for MHIVEIVKDVFVKWGANWVLWLLFALSLVSIGVIVERWLVFRTKQDRIRELSGALEETLASGDFPAAISKLEKRTSVGASVARAGLRLAPQGMTAAEKGMQSALAIERSTLENRLAFLGTLGNNAPFIGLFGTVIGVLLAFEALSQTKGSPVSGASQVASNLVMGSIAEALVATAVGIGVALPAVAAYNYFQRRIASILSDAEALTNLVLAYVSAREQSAAPKGGA; via the coding sequence ATGCACATCGTCGAAATCGTCAAGGATGTCTTCGTGAAGTGGGGCGCGAACTGGGTGCTCTGGCTCCTGTTCGCGCTGTCGCTGGTGAGCATCGGTGTCATCGTCGAGCGCTGGCTCGTCTTCCGCACCAAGCAGGACCGCATCCGCGAGCTGTCCGGCGCGCTCGAGGAGACGCTGGCGAGCGGCGACTTCCCGGCGGCCATCTCCAAGCTGGAGAAGCGCACGTCGGTGGGGGCCTCGGTGGCCCGCGCGGGATTGCGGCTGGCCCCGCAGGGCATGACGGCCGCGGAGAAGGGCATGCAGAGCGCGCTCGCCATCGAGCGCTCCACGCTCGAGAACCGGCTCGCCTTCCTGGGCACGCTGGGGAACAACGCGCCGTTCATCGGCCTGTTCGGCACCGTCATCGGCGTGCTGCTCGCCTTCGAGGCGCTGAGCCAGACGAAGGGCTCCCCCGTGAGCGGGGCGAGCCAGGTCGCCTCCAACCTGGTGATGGGCAGCATCGCGGAGGCGCTGGTCGCCACCGCCGTCGGTATCGGCGTCGCCCTCCCCGCCGTCGCGGCCTACAACTACTTCCAGCGGCGCATCGCCAGCATCCTCTCGGACGCCGAGGCGCTGACCAACCTGGTGCTGGCCTACGTCTCCGCGCGCGAGCAGTCCGCGGCGCCCAAGGGAGGCGCCTGA
- the mxcH gene encoding TonB-dependent siderophore myxochelin receptor MxcH: protein MALLAWLAVGAPALAQVAGEGPPPTVAPTAAQESAPPAAPSIVPPKLVTFVEATYPAEAEKARLESTVRLKLTLDAQGAVTEAEVLEPQGHGFDEAAREAALRFRFDPAQRDGVAVPSRIAYSYEFRLPAEAPVPAPAGPPSVATAPVTPVEAPVAAEQPPAADVAVDAIDVTVAGESAAERRRRSAEAVKVIETENLQREAVDMGQALSRTEGVGVRRAGGLGSRARFSLAGLADDQVRFFIDGVPLELAGFGPDFANVPVNLVQRLELYQGVVPVRFGADALGGAVQIVTPENVEGSRASASYELGSFETHRVTASAQHVSGATGLLLRASGFFDSSPNDYAVDVKVGDAAGRVIETRLPRFHDAFRAGGGGLEVGFVNRPWARRLLLRAYASTSSQEIQHDTTMKTAYGEVDSANSSGGATLRFEQTYARGIVVDAVGGYVFRRARLTDLGTCAYDWFGKCVATLPQPGELEDRAIDRHVSQHTGFARLNLGWSLASQQMLRLTVAPTFVSRDGEDRALTALSKVDPLTARRSLYSQVVGLEHELDALDERLENIVFAKSYTQLARADRLLPDNTFAPANRDTFTFGVGDSLRYRLSSQLTAKAAYEWATRLPRPDEIFGDGILIDTNLDLKPETSHNLNLELALDTRETANGAFRGSVMGFARFTDQLIIPLGREGYFTYQNVFAARSLGAMGAAGWTSPEQFLSLDGNVTWQDIRNASSAGAFGTFDGQRIPNRPALLANGSARFQWSGLASSRDELSLTWNTRYIHSFYRGWEKLGTQGSKQNIEAQLLHSLALTYVTRPARATLSWTVDVQNLTDATAMDFMGVQRPGRSVSAKVVAEL, encoded by the coding sequence GTGGCGCTGCTGGCGTGGCTCGCCGTCGGGGCTCCTGCCCTGGCGCAGGTGGCGGGCGAAGGTCCGCCGCCCACCGTGGCGCCGACGGCCGCCCAGGAGTCCGCCCCTCCCGCGGCGCCCTCCATCGTGCCGCCCAAGCTGGTGACGTTCGTCGAGGCGACCTACCCGGCCGAGGCGGAGAAGGCCCGGCTGGAGTCCACGGTGCGCCTGAAGCTGACGCTGGACGCCCAGGGCGCCGTCACGGAGGCGGAGGTCCTGGAGCCCCAGGGACACGGCTTCGATGAGGCGGCGCGCGAGGCGGCCCTGCGCTTCCGCTTCGACCCGGCGCAGCGCGACGGCGTCGCGGTCCCCTCGCGCATCGCCTACAGCTACGAGTTTCGTCTTCCAGCCGAAGCGCCCGTGCCTGCGCCGGCCGGGCCGCCCTCCGTCGCGACCGCGCCCGTCACTCCGGTGGAGGCCCCTGTCGCCGCCGAGCAGCCGCCCGCGGCCGATGTGGCCGTGGACGCCATCGACGTCACCGTGGCCGGAGAGTCCGCCGCCGAGCGCAGGCGTCGCTCCGCCGAAGCGGTGAAGGTCATCGAGACGGAGAACCTCCAGCGCGAGGCCGTGGACATGGGCCAGGCCCTCTCCCGGACCGAGGGCGTGGGCGTCCGCCGCGCCGGAGGACTGGGCAGCCGCGCGCGCTTCTCCCTCGCGGGACTGGCGGATGACCAGGTCCGCTTCTTCATCGACGGCGTGCCGCTGGAGCTCGCGGGCTTCGGCCCGGACTTCGCGAACGTCCCCGTCAACCTCGTCCAGCGTCTGGAGCTGTACCAGGGCGTGGTGCCCGTGCGCTTCGGCGCGGATGCGCTGGGCGGCGCGGTGCAGATTGTCACGCCGGAGAACGTGGAGGGCTCACGCGCCTCCGCGTCCTACGAGCTGGGCTCGTTCGAGACGCACCGGGTGACGGCGAGCGCGCAGCACGTCTCCGGCGCCACGGGCCTGCTGCTGCGCGCCAGTGGCTTCTTCGACTCCAGCCCCAACGACTACGCGGTCGACGTCAAGGTGGGCGACGCCGCCGGACGGGTCATCGAGACGCGCCTGCCGCGCTTCCACGACGCCTTCCGCGCGGGCGGCGGAGGACTCGAGGTGGGCTTCGTGAACCGGCCCTGGGCCCGCAGGCTCCTCCTCCGGGCCTACGCGTCCACCTCCAGCCAGGAGATCCAGCACGACACGACGATGAAGACGGCCTACGGCGAGGTCGACTCCGCCAACAGCTCCGGCGGCGCCACGCTCCGCTTCGAACAGACGTACGCCCGCGGCATCGTCGTGGACGCGGTGGGCGGCTATGTCTTCCGGCGCGCCCGCCTCACGGACCTGGGGACGTGTGCCTATGACTGGTTCGGCAAGTGCGTCGCCACCCTCCCCCAGCCCGGGGAGCTGGAGGACCGGGCCATCGACCGCCACGTGAGCCAGCACACCGGCTTCGCGCGACTCAACCTGGGCTGGAGCCTGGCCTCCCAGCAGATGCTGCGCCTGACGGTGGCCCCCACCTTCGTGAGCCGGGACGGTGAAGACCGGGCGCTCACCGCGCTCAGCAAGGTCGACCCGCTCACCGCGCGGCGCAGCCTCTACTCGCAGGTCGTCGGCCTGGAGCATGAGCTGGACGCGCTGGACGAGCGGCTGGAGAACATCGTCTTCGCCAAGAGCTACACGCAGCTGGCCCGCGCGGACCGGCTCCTGCCCGACAACACCTTCGCCCCCGCGAATCGAGACACCTTCACCTTCGGGGTCGGCGACTCGCTTCGCTACCGGCTGTCGTCACAGCTCACCGCCAAGGCCGCCTACGAGTGGGCCACGCGCCTGCCCCGGCCCGATGAAATCTTCGGCGACGGCATCCTCATCGACACGAACCTCGACCTGAAGCCGGAGACCAGCCACAACCTCAACCTGGAGCTGGCGCTCGACACGCGCGAGACGGCGAACGGCGCCTTCCGGGGCAGCGTGATGGGCTTCGCCCGCTTCACCGACCAGCTCATCATCCCGCTGGGGCGCGAGGGCTACTTCACCTACCAGAACGTCTTCGCGGCGCGCAGCCTGGGCGCCATGGGCGCAGCGGGCTGGACGTCGCCGGAGCAGTTCCTGTCGCTCGACGGAAACGTCACCTGGCAGGACATCCGCAATGCCTCCAGCGCGGGCGCCTTCGGCACCTTCGACGGCCAGCGCATCCCCAACCGCCCCGCCCTGCTCGCCAACGGGAGCGCCCGGTTCCAGTGGAGTGGCCTGGCGTCGTCCCGCGATGAGCTGTCATTGACCTGGAACACCCGCTACATCCACTCGTTCTACCGAGGGTGGGAGAAGCTGGGGACGCAGGGCTCGAAGCAGAACATCGAAGCCCAGCTCCTCCACTCGCTGGCCCTCACCTATGTCACCCGGCCCGCGCGCGCGACCCTGAGCTGGACGGTCGACGTGCAGAACCTCACCGACGCCACCGCGATGGACTTCATGGGTGTGCAGCGGCCCGGGAGAAGTGTCTCCGCGAAGGTGGTCGCGGAACTCTGA
- a CDS encoding class II 3-deoxy-7-phosphoheptulonate synthase: MMNRTWNPRTWREKPVKYMPDDYPDMRALTRVESELSKLPPLVHPAETRRLTAALAQVSQGKAFLLQGGDCAESFKEFTTDNIRDTFRLILQMAIVLTFAGGRPVVKVGRIAGQFAKPRSSPVETLDGVTLPAYRGDIINGMDFDAAERTPDPKRLLKAYHQSSATLNLLRAYSGGGYEDLCNLHRWTLDFVAASPQGEPYRKLADSIFESLCFMSALCPAPDHTPASPTVELFTSHEALLLNFEEALTRQEASTNHWYDASAHMLWIGERTRQLDGGHVEFMRGLRNPIGVKCGPTLEPDDLMRLMDVLNPEGIPGRLTLIGRFGADKVAECLPRLMAATRQDGRPVIWSIDPMHGNTHKASNGYKTRAFDRVLSEVKGFLQVASAEGVHPGGIHLEMTGQNVTECLGGPRAVTEEDLSSRYHTHCDPRLNADQALQLSFLVAEKLHALKSPRARAA; encoded by the coding sequence GTGATGAATCGAACCTGGAACCCCCGCACGTGGCGAGAGAAGCCCGTGAAGTACATGCCGGATGACTATCCGGACATGCGCGCCCTCACCCGCGTCGAGTCCGAGCTCTCCAAGCTCCCGCCCCTCGTGCACCCCGCGGAGACCCGACGCCTCACCGCCGCGCTGGCCCAGGTGTCCCAGGGCAAGGCCTTCCTCCTTCAAGGCGGCGACTGCGCGGAGAGCTTCAAGGAGTTCACCACCGACAACATCCGCGACACGTTCCGCCTCATCCTCCAGATGGCCATCGTGCTCACGTTCGCGGGGGGACGTCCGGTGGTGAAGGTGGGCCGCATCGCGGGGCAGTTCGCCAAGCCTCGCTCCAGCCCCGTGGAGACGCTCGACGGCGTCACCCTCCCCGCGTACCGGGGCGACATCATCAACGGCATGGACTTCGACGCGGCCGAGCGCACGCCCGACCCGAAGCGCCTGCTCAAGGCCTACCACCAATCCTCCGCCACGCTGAACCTGCTGCGGGCCTACTCCGGAGGCGGTTACGAGGACCTCTGCAACCTCCACCGCTGGACGCTCGACTTCGTCGCGGCCTCACCGCAGGGCGAGCCCTACCGCAAGCTCGCGGACTCCATCTTCGAGTCGCTCTGCTTCATGAGCGCGCTGTGCCCCGCCCCCGACCACACCCCCGCGTCCCCCACCGTGGAGCTGTTCACCAGCCACGAAGCGCTCCTCCTCAACTTCGAGGAAGCCCTCACGCGCCAGGAGGCCTCGACGAACCACTGGTACGACGCCTCCGCCCACATGCTCTGGATTGGCGAGCGCACCCGCCAGCTCGACGGCGGGCACGTGGAGTTCATGCGAGGCCTCCGTAACCCCATTGGCGTCAAGTGCGGCCCCACCCTGGAGCCGGATGACCTGATGCGCCTGATGGACGTGCTCAACCCGGAGGGCATCCCGGGCCGGCTCACGCTCATTGGTCGCTTCGGCGCCGACAAGGTCGCCGAATGCCTCCCACGCCTGATGGCCGCCACACGACAGGATGGCCGCCCCGTCATCTGGTCCATCGACCCGATGCACGGCAACACCCACAAGGCCAGCAATGGCTACAAGACGCGCGCCTTCGACCGCGTCCTCTCCGAGGTGAAAGGCTTTCTCCAGGTCGCCTCGGCCGAGGGTGTCCACCCTGGCGGCATCCACCTGGAGATGACGGGACAGAACGTCACCGAGTGCCTGGGCGGCCCCCGCGCCGTCACCGAGGAAGACCTTTCCAGCCGCTATCACACACATTGCGACCCCCGCCTCAACGCGGACCAGGCACTCCAGCTTTCCTTCCTGGTCGCAGAGAAACTGCACGCCCTGAAAAGCCCCCGTGCCAGGGCTGCCTAG